From Bos mutus isolate GX-2022 chromosome 5, NWIPB_WYAK_1.1, whole genome shotgun sequence, one genomic window encodes:
- the NCF4 gene encoding neutrophil cytosol factor 4 isoform X1: MAKAQQLRAESDFDQLPDDIAISANIADIEEKRGFTSHFVFVIEVKTKGGSKYLIYRRYRQFYALQSKLEERFGQESKTSPLTCILPTLPAKVYVGVKQEIAEMRIPALNAYMKHLLSLPIWVLMDEDVRIFFYQSSYDAEQVPQALRRLRPRTRRVKSESPQAAGIDRMAAPRAEALFDFTGNSKHELNFKVGDVIFLLSRINKDWLEGTVRGTTGIFPVSFVKILKDFPEEEDPTNWLRCYYYEDTISTIKDIAVEEDLSSTPLFKDLLELMRREFQREDIALNYRDAEGDLVRLLSDEDVKLMVKRARGLPSQKRLFPWKLHVTQEDNYKVYNTVP, translated from the exons cgACTTCGACCAGCTTCCTGACGACATTGCCATCTCAGCCAACATCGCTGACATTGAGGAGAAGAGAGGCTTCACCAGCCATTTT GTTTTTGTCATCGAGGTAAAGACGAAAGGGGGGTCCAAGTACCTCATCTACCGCCGCTACCGCCAGTTCTACGCCTTACAGAGCAAGCTGGAGGAGCGCTTCGGGCAGGAGAGCAAGACCAGCCCCTTAACCTGTATCCTCCCCACGCTCCCAG CCAAAGTCTACGTGGGTGTGAAACAGGAGATTGCCGAGATGCGAATACCTGCCCTCAACGCCTACATGAAG CACCTCCTCAGCCTGCCTATCTGGGTGCTGATGGACGAGGACGTTCGCATCTTCTTCTACCAGTCGTCCTACGACGCCGAGCAGGTGCCTCAGGCGCTCCGGCGGCTCCGCCCGCGCACCCGGCGAGT AAAAAGCGAGTCCCCACAAGCTGCTGGCATTGACCGCATGGCAGCTCCACGAGCAGAG gcccTGTTTGATTTCACTGGGAACAGCAAACATGAGCTGAATTTCAAAGTTGGAGATGTGATCTTCCTTCTCAGTCGGATCAATAAAGACTGGCTGGAG gGCACTGTCCGGGGAACCACAGGCATCTTCCCAGTGTCCTTTGTGAAGATCCTCAAGGACTTCCCAGAGGAGGAAGACCCCACCAACTGGCTACGCTGCTACTACTATGAGgacaccatcagcaccatcaa GGACATTGCAGTGGAGGAGGACCTCAGCAGCACCCCACTCTTCAAGGACTTGCTGGAGCTCATGAG GCGGGAGTTCCAGAGAGAGGACATCGCCCTCAACTACCGTGACGCTGAGGGGGACCTGGTTCGGCTGCTGTCAGATGAGGACGTGAAGCTCATGGTGAAGCGGGCCCGAGGTCTCCCCTCCCAGAAGCGTCTCTTCCCCTGGAAGCTGCACGTCACCCAGGAGGACAACTACAAGGTCTACAACACAGTCCCCTGA
- the NCF4 gene encoding neutrophil cytosol factor 4 isoform X2 produces MAKAQQLRAESDFDQLPDDIAISANIADIEEKRGFTSHFVFVIEVKTKGGSKYLIYRRYRQFYALQSKLEERFGQESKTSPLTCILPTLPAKVYVGVKQEIAEMRIPALNAYMKHLLSLPIWVLMDEDVRIFFYQSSYDAEQVPQALRRLRPRTRRVKSESPQAAGIDRMAAPRAEALFDFTGNSKHELNFKVGDVIFLLSRINKDWLEGTVRGTTGIFPVSFVKILKDFPEEEDPTNWLRCYYYEDTISTIKDIAVEEDLSSTPLFKDLLELMRPKGCWTFPEL; encoded by the exons cgACTTCGACCAGCTTCCTGACGACATTGCCATCTCAGCCAACATCGCTGACATTGAGGAGAAGAGAGGCTTCACCAGCCATTTT GTTTTTGTCATCGAGGTAAAGACGAAAGGGGGGTCCAAGTACCTCATCTACCGCCGCTACCGCCAGTTCTACGCCTTACAGAGCAAGCTGGAGGAGCGCTTCGGGCAGGAGAGCAAGACCAGCCCCTTAACCTGTATCCTCCCCACGCTCCCAG CCAAAGTCTACGTGGGTGTGAAACAGGAGATTGCCGAGATGCGAATACCTGCCCTCAACGCCTACATGAAG CACCTCCTCAGCCTGCCTATCTGGGTGCTGATGGACGAGGACGTTCGCATCTTCTTCTACCAGTCGTCCTACGACGCCGAGCAGGTGCCTCAGGCGCTCCGGCGGCTCCGCCCGCGCACCCGGCGAGT AAAAAGCGAGTCCCCACAAGCTGCTGGCATTGACCGCATGGCAGCTCCACGAGCAGAG gcccTGTTTGATTTCACTGGGAACAGCAAACATGAGCTGAATTTCAAAGTTGGAGATGTGATCTTCCTTCTCAGTCGGATCAATAAAGACTGGCTGGAG gGCACTGTCCGGGGAACCACAGGCATCTTCCCAGTGTCCTTTGTGAAGATCCTCAAGGACTTCCCAGAGGAGGAAGACCCCACCAACTGGCTACGCTGCTACTACTATGAGgacaccatcagcaccatcaa GGACATTGCAGTGGAGGAGGACCTCAGCAGCACCCCACTCTTCAAGGACTTGCTGGAGCTCATGAG GCCTAAAGGCTGCtggacctttcccgaactctga